From Paenibacillus sp. PvR098:
TGTCAATCGTATCTGAAAAATGATAGTTCATAAGCGTAAGGCTCCTTCATATTAAAAAGAAGTAAAGTCACAGTATAAGCTTCATTTTAATCCTTTCCAAGCCCTGTGACAACTGTGAAAATGAACAAATGACACGCGACCGCCCTCATGCCTCAGTGCAGCGAGCAAGGGAACGGAAGGACTATAGTTAATACCTATCAATATGATAGATTTTATATCTTTGTAAAACAGAGGAAAGTATGCTACAAAAGATATAATGAACTAGATTGGGAGTGAATGTAACCGATGGCAGACGTGAAAAAAATTGCCGTAATCGGCGGGGACGGTATTGGCCCCGAGGTTGTGGCGGAAGCAATTAAGGTTATGAACAAAACAGAGGAAGTGTTCGGCTACCGTTTTGAGTTTGAACACGGTTTGTTCGGAGGAATCGCGATTGATGAGAAAGGAACGCCGCTGCCTGAAGATACGCTCGAGATGTGCAAAAAGTCCGATGCTGTACTGCTAGGTGCTGTCGGCGGTCCAAAATGGGATAACAATCCGAAGGAGCTTCGTCCTGAAACGGGACTTTTGGGCATCCGCAAAGCACTCGGATTGTTCTCGAATATTCGTCCTGCGGTCATTTTTGACTGTTTAAAGGATGCTTCCACGCTGAAGCCTGAGGTGCTCGAAGGTACGGACCTGATCGTTGTCCGCGAGCTGACCGGCGGCATCTATTTTGGCGAGAAGTTTCGCCGCGAGGGTCAGAACGGCCAAGAAGCGGTGGACACTTGCGTATATAATGTAACCGAAGTGGAACGCATTGTCCGACAAGCATTCGAGATCGCACGGACCCGCAGCAAGAGACTTGCGTCTGTTGACAAGGCGAATGTACTCGAAACATCCCGTCTGTGGAGAGAGACGGTAAACCGCATCGCTCCGGACTATCCGGATGTAGAGCTTGAGCATGTGCTTGTAGATAACTGTGCTATGCAGCTTCTGCGCCGTCCATCAAGCTTCGACGTCATCGTGACGGAGAACATGTTTGGAGACATCCTGAGTGATGAAGCGGCAATGCTGACTGGCTCTATCGGGATGCTGTCCTCTGCCTCTCTGGGCGAAGGTGCATTCGGTCTGTACGAGCCTGTACACGGCTCTGCGCCGGACATTGCAGGTCAAGGAATTTCCAACCCGATTGCGACCATCCTGTCTGTCGCTTTGATGTTCCGACTGACGTTCGGTTATCATGATGCAGCGGAAGCCATCGAGCGCGCCGTGAAGGAAGTGTTGGACGCTGGCCACCGCACGGGCGACATTGCTGTGGACAAGAGCAAAGCGATCGGCACAACTGCGATGGGTGAATTGATTGTAAACGCGATCCGCAAGTAAAATATACAGCTTGTCAGCCAGATAAACTCTTGAGAAACTTGATTTCTTAAGAGTTTTTCTGTACATGGAGAAAAATATGTATAATATGTGATACTTTATAATCATTATAATAAAACAATGATTTCAATCTTGACTTTATGTAGGGCAAGATGTTACGATTTATAACGTGATAACTATTATCAATTAATAATTTCCAAGGAGGATTATTCAGATATGACAGAACGTTTAGTAGGCAAACCGGCACCAGATTTTACAATGGCAACAGTATCGGGCGACGGCCAAGAATTTGGTAAAGTTTCTTTGTCCGATTACAATGGCAAATGGCTCGTACTGTTCTTCTACCCACTCGATTTCACATTTGTTTGTCCGACTGAAATTACGGCAATTAGCGATGCAGCTGATCAATTTAAAGCTGTTGATGCTGAAATTCTGGGCGTATCTACAGATAGCATTCACTCCCACCGCGCATGGATCAACACACCAGTTGACCAAAACGGCTTGGGCAAGCTGAATTTCCCACTCGGTTCCGACCTTACGAAGAAAGTCGCTCGCGACTATGGCGTATTGATCGAAGAAGAAGGCATCGCGCTCCGCGGCCTGTTCATCATCAGCCCAGAAGGCGAATTGATGTATCAAGTAGTACATCATAACAACGTTGGCCGCAGCGTTGAAGAAACTTACCGTGTGCTCGAAGCGCTGCAATCCGGCGGTTTGTGCCCAGTAGGTTGGAAAAAAGGCGACAAGCATCTGACTGCGAAGTAATCGTCTTTTAGATTGAAATAGATCCCTCAGCTGCCTCCCCGGCGGGTCTGAGGGTTTTCTACTACATATGCGTAAAGGGGATTGGGATCAGGAATGGAAGTTTTGCAGGGACTCAAATATAGCGAGAACCATGAATGGGTACGGGTAGAAGGTAAGCGTGCGATCATCGGCATGACGGATTTTGCTCAAGAGGAATTCGGTATGATCGTGTTTGTGGAGCTGCCGGAAGCAGGGGACGACCTGCAGGCGGGGGAACCGTTCGGGAGCATGGAATCCGTGAAGACAGTGACGGAGCTCTACGCGCCGGTATCCGGCAAAGTCATCGAGGTGAATCGCAAGCTGGCGGATAATCCGGGACTGATCAACATGTCGCCTTACGGCGAGGGATGGATGATCGTAGTGGAGTTGAAAGACCCGTCTGATCTGGAACGGTTGTGGGATGCAGACAAGTACGAAAAGACCTACGTGCATGAGTAAAAAGCAACCTGCCTAAAGGTGGGTTGCTTTTTTTATTTCTATGTGAATTTGTTACTGCTGGAGTGAATGGGAACTTACCATGAAACAATGAAAACCGGATTCTTGGGGATGCCCTTCGAATCCGGTTTTTATCGTTAGGTCTTTGGCGAGGCCTTCAGCTTTTTATACTTCTCGATATATTTCACCACGGCCAGCACGTAGGTTGCGTGGGACCAGGTGAGCGGGGCGACGGATACCGGACCTCCGTCAATGGGATCGAGCTGCTCCGGCAGGACGCCGCTTTCCATCGCGTGCCGGACGACCCACTCGAGCGTGCGGCGGGGCGATTCCAAACCCTTCATCGTCTTGGCGTATTCGATTTCCCATTCTGCGATCCACAGCGTACAGATGATCCAAGGGTTACCCGGGATGTTCTCGATATCGGAAGAACGTTGGAAGTAATAATCATGATGGTAGCGGGCGACGCCGCCGACTTCGGTTTTGATCGTCAGCCCGGCGCGGTTCGCTTCCATCGTTTTGACTACACGCGGGTCGTCGGCCGGTAGAACTCCAAACTCAAAGATGCCGTAGACGCTGCTCTCGAGCGTTTTGTCCTTGACCCATTCGCCGTTATCCAGAACCAAACCGCGCACGAAACGACCTTCTTCCTCATCGTACAAGTGCTTCAGGATGCCGGATTTGATTTTTTCAGCCGTATGGCGGTAACGGCTCGCTCGTTCTTCGTCGCCGAACAAGCTGCAGAAATTGGCCGCAGCGATGAGTCCGCCGTATACGGCGGATGCGGTGAACGTGAAGATCCCGTAACGTTCCTCCCACAAGTCATAGCTCGGCTTCGGCAGATTCAGGTCGTGCTCGATGTAGCTTGACATGAACCTGGCGCTGCGGCGAATCAGCGTGCGGTACAGCGATTGCGGAAGCTCGATATCGCCGTGCCTTACATAATCCTGCCACAGCGCGAACAGCACGAGGGCCGTTTCGTCCTCTTGAATCGGCAGCTGCAATTTGCTGCCGTTCAGATAAGGGTGCCAGCTGGAGCCAACCGTTCCATCCGGGTTGTATTTGTGATGCAAGTAGCCGTCAGGCGATAGACCGTTCGCGCAAAAGTGGAAGAACGGGGTAATCATTCCTTGATAGCCTGCCATGGTCATGGCGTAGGCGATCAGTGCGCCGTCTCTTGGCCACATATAGCTGTAATGGTCGCGGTTGGACTGCATGATATCGGAGTCGTTAGCCGCGATAATGGCGCCGTTCACGTCGGTTTGGGTCCGGACGATCAGCAGGCTTTGCTTGTAGAGGCGAATACAGGCTTCGCTCAGGTTGCCATAATCGAGCTCCGATTTGTTCACCCAACGCTGCCAGTAAATTTTGGTCCGGTCTAGGAGCTTGCCGGGATGGCTTTCTTTGACATAAGCGTCGAGCTTCTTGACCTCTTCCAGGTTTTTGCCCGCGGTCATCCAATAATATAGGGATTCCTCTGAATTCGGGGGAACATGCAGTCGGAAGCTAATCGTGCTGTCAACGGAGCCTTGGGCAATCGCGTTGCCCATCAGATGGCCATCCTCCGCATCCCGCCAAGTCCCTTCGGCGTTGTAAAACCGTTTGACCCCTGTCGTATATTGAAACAGGCCTTCACTGCCCGTCTGCCCGTTAAACATGAAATAGCGGTCCTTTTTATAATGAAACACCGTATTGTTCTGCGGATAATAGGCTGCCGTATCGCCGACTTCGGTCTCGTTAATGACCAAATCCTGATTAAAGAACATGCGGACTTCGCGCACTTTGTCCCAATGATTATGAATTTGCACACGCTTCAAATAAATATCTTCACGCTGGTGAACACCGTCATTGATCAGCAGGGTAATTCCCAGATGATAATGGGAGGCTTTGACCTCGGTGACCAGCGAATCCTCTGCATACGAAAGTTCAATATTCCACTCCGGGTCGGCGAGCCAACTGAATGCGCCGTCTACCCACAGACCGACTCTGCACTGATAGCCGCTGACGTGGTTTAATTGGCCTACATAAGGATAGTATAAATCGCGCATATACGTATGACGATCCAAGTTGATCAAAAACTTGCCGTTCCCGATGACTAAATGTCTTGGCAATCTACCCACATCCTTCTCTATCCAGAATGCAATCTATCTTTTTAGAGTACCTTTTTATGGCAATCCGGTCAATCCATGAAAAAACGATGATAACGGATACCGGCGCACTTTATGCAAAATTTCAGGGTGTGATCGGACTTCGAACCTATCAACCTATTATTTCCGGTTTTCTAGAGCGTATACAGGCAAAATAAAATCTCCAACCCGAAGCTGCAGCCGGGGCACATCTATTTCGATGTCCGGAGCCAGCCAAGTGGAGATTGGGTGAAGTCTTGATTGGTTATGTTATGCCGTATGCGTCTGCTATGTGTGTGGGGGAAAAAATCTTTTATCACCTGTCAGCTTCATGATCATATCGTACCGGTTAGGGGACTGCAGCAGCGATTGATATTGATCCGGCTTAATGCCACTGCAAGTGAGCGTTTGACCCGTATGATACTGAATGTGCATTTGTGAGGCTTGGTCATCATATCTCACGAATGCGATCTGCTTCGAGCCGATCGGAAGCAGCTTCATATGCTCATCTCTCCTTTCATGGCTAAGAACGAAAAATCCGTCTGCTTGCAGCGTGCCGGCAGCGGATTTATCGTTGTAGAAATCGATACATTACTTTATGCTGACTGCCCAGCATTTAGAATGCATTTTGATACGTATTTAACATCCCCACGGAAAGTCGTCAGCGGAAAGCAAAAGACTTGGTCTGCCCACGTTATAACATAAATGTTCGGTCTCCTGTCATACAGTTGGAATAAGTACTCATTACTTCGCGCTTAGCCAAATCCTGGAACACGAGTGCTTGAATGAATGAGATAGGTAACAATTAACTGGCTTTCATCTAAAAGAAAAAAGAGGATTTTTGTATCCTTTGGTCGAATACAACTTAGGATACCCACATGTGTATTTTGTCTTTTAACGAATATGACGCGAATTGATATAGGTTGAGATAACTTCGGATAGGGATCAGGGGGCGAACACGATGAGCTTTTGCTGCGGTGCCAGCATGTTGGGAACGAAAGGGACGTTAAAGCATATAAGAACGCATATTCACAATGTGCCTCTACTATTCTGCCCAGTGTGCCACCGTGTGGAAGTGCACCATCTCGTAGAGAACGAATATGAAATTTTAGCCGAGTACGCGCACGGCGACGGTGCTCCTGAAGTTGATTTTGGGGAATACGTAGACGGCCAAGATCCGTCCAATCTTTTTGAGAATTGCGTAAACAACGACGATGAGGAACCGCTTGAGGTCGTACGGAGTCAGATCGACATGGCTCTGGACCTTCTTATGGTGGCCAAAGAAATCGGGGACGCCGAATGGGAACGACAGCTGAAGAAGCGGCTGAACGTACTTAGCCAGCGGCAGCATAAGCTAAAGAGCAAAAAAACCATGCGAGGCCTGTCCTAGGCCGTATTAAACATAACGTCCCTTCATTAGCCCGCTTCCTCCCGGCAGGGGCATAAGGCCGCTTGTCGGCCTGTGCTCCTATGCCTGGAGCGGCGCTTACGGCCGCATAGTGAATGCAGCCCAAGCCATCGGGGCCGAACCGCAGTAATATGCGGCTCGAGAAGGGACGTTTTTTTGTTTTCGGGGTGCCTGAAGGTCCAAAACTTCAGTATTCAAATGATTGTGAAAATTTAGGAGGGGAAGCGCGGAGCTTACCCCCGTAATCGTTAGAAAATCAGCGAAAAATCTATAGTGTGAGGTGGAACGATTGCTGCTCGTTTTATTTAAGAAATTTTTAGGAAAACGCCAGTCTCCCCACCCGGAAACCGCGGAAAAGCAAGCGCCGGAACAAATCGTAATTCGTATTCAAGAGGGTGATTTACGCCTTCGCAACCAATTTATTACGGATTATCAGCCGTATGTTGCCAAGGTGACGAGCAGATTTTGTAAAAGATATGTGGATCCGTCCCGGGACGATGAGTTCAGCATTGCGCTCGGAGCTTTTAATGAGGCGATCAATCAATTTTCTCCTCAGGCAGGACGTTCGTTTCTCGGTTTTGCTGAACAGGTGATCCGCCGTCGGCTTATCGATTATGTCCGCAAGGAGCAGCGGTTCTCACAGCAGATTCCTTACAGCACGTTCGAGGTGGAGGACGAGGAAGACAATATCGTCAATCCCATCGAGATTCACCAGGCCATTGAACAATATGAGAAGCAGCAAGGAAGCCTTGAGCGACGTAGTGAAATCATCGAGTTAAACCGCTCCTTGTCCGATTTCGGAATCGGGTTTGCCGATCTGGTCGACGCTTCACCAAAGCATGACGATTCACGTCAGGCGCTCTTTGGGATCGCGAAGAAGCTGTCCGAGGATGCGGGGCTGATGCAGACCATGCTGTCAAAGCGAATGCTTCCCATTAAGGAATTGCTGGATCAAGTGCAGGTGTCGCGCAAGACGTTGGAACGCAACCGCAAGTTTATTATTGCTGTAGCTCTGATCTATATCGGGCCATATCCATATCTCAGAGATTATTTACAAATCAGAGGCGACTCGGAAGAAGGGGGGGACACGAATGAATAAAGGAATCGTGATGGAAATCACGGATAAAAACATCATAGTGATGCGTTCGGACGGACGGTTTCAGCGGGTAGCCCGAAAGAAAAGAAGCTGCGAAATCGGCGATGAAATCACCTATGCCGATGAAGGCCTTAATTGGAGGAGCCCGTCTGTTGCCGGGCGTTCGGCCATCGTGGCAGCCGTGGTGTTCTGTTTGGTGCTGTTCGCGAGCTTTCAGGGCAAACTCGGAAGCCCGGAGGTGGTCGCTTATATATCGATCGACATTAACCCAAGCGTGGAGATGGGCATCGATATACGGGAGCGAGTGCTTGAGCTTCGAGGTTTGAATGAAGATGGCGAGCAGCTGATACAAGCGGTCGATTATAAGCAAAAGCCGCTGGAGACGGTGACGGCTGGTATTTTGAGCAGTGCTGAACAAACGGCGTTCTCCAAAGGGGAGGCCGAAATCGTTATAGCCAGCACCGTAATTGATCCTAGCGGTAAGGTCAGCGACACGCAGATTGCAGAGAAGCTGCGCATCCAGGTGACGGAATACATACAAACATCGCATCCGACGCAAGTAGAATCCTACCAGATAGCCTCTTTTGCCGCACCTCAGGAAGTTCGTGAAGCCGCCGCTCAGAACGGCGTGTCCATGGGTAAATATACGGTGTACCTGAATGCAAAAAGCAGCGGTGCTGTTGTTACCCTTGACGAGCTGAAGACAAAATCTGTGCTTAACATTTCAAAAGAAAACCCGGAAGTGGCTCAAATCATGGCACCCGACCGTGTTCCGACCAAGGAAGCCATCAAACAGTTGGTTGAGGAAGAAAAATCGGGGGAGCTGGATAAGAGGCTCCAGGAGTGGCTGAAAAATCGGGAACAGGCCGATAAGAACAGGAACAACACGGAAAACCGACAGGGCAATAATGACTTCAAGACCGATGAGAAGAAGTCGACGGTTCCGTCTATCGAAGGGAAAACCAACAGAGATAAAGATGATGACAACGATGACGATGATCGTGATGACGACAGAGAGAACAATAGAAATAATGGCAGAGATCATGACCGGGATGATGATAAAGATGACGATGATTCAAAGAACTCCGGATCGGTCAATGTCAGGCCAGGTTCAATTAATCCGTCTGTAACACAACCTGGCTCCAGAGGAACAGGCACCGGGCATCAAGGAGATAATAGGGACGACCGTGACGACGACGGTAAGTGGAGTTCCGGCAGCAACAATGATAGCAGAAAGAGCCAAGAGGAGCGCCGCCGTGAGGCTGAAGAGAAGCGCTTAAAAGAGCAGAAGAAAAAAGAAGAAGAGGCGCGCAAGAAGCAAGAAGAGCAGCGCGAGAAGGACGAGGAGAGAAAGAAGAAGCAGGAAGAAGACCTTCGCAAACGGCTTGAAGATGAGAAAAAGAAGGCCGAGGAGAAGCGAAAAAAGGAAGAGGAGAAGCGGGAAAAAGCAGAGGACAAGCGTAAGGAAAATGAGAAGGACAGGGAAGACGATCGCAAGAATCGGGACGATGAACGAGACTCGAGAGAAGATTCAAATTCTGAACGTCAAGCGCTGCGAAACGACAACGGGGAATGGACGAAAACTTGGCATCGCTCGCTCACCCTACCCCTCTTTAATGAACGCCAATAGAATGAAGAGCACGGATACGGATGCCTTTAACGCTGGACCGTAGCCTTCGTAACAGCCGGTGCAGCGCGCGCCGGCTGTTATGTTTTTTCCCGGATGACCGATATAAATGGGGGTTGGCCCCTTAATTACTCACATCCTAGTATGATATGGAAAAGTACAAGTCAATGGGATGACAAATGGTGGTAGCGTATAAGAGAAGGCATGCCAAGGCTTCGGAAGCGCTAACGGGACTGAAGGGAGATAGGAGATAAAATGATTCTGTGGGTACGTATGAGTCTGTTGGAATGAGATTTCCTGCAGACTGTTTTTTTACCGGGTGTCGTAATATAATGGCATAAAGAGCATGGCTCAAGGTGTCGATGCAAGGATAGAGGGGGAATCTGCGATGCGTTATACGATGTTCGGCCATACGGGCCACCGCGTATCCTCGCTCGGGTTTGGGGCGATGAATCTACCCGGAGTGCCTTTCGAGCAAGCCAAGGCGGCACTGAATTACGCGCTGGATGAAGGGATTAATTATATCGATACAGCGGCAGGCTATCGAAACAGTGAAGAGATTATCGGGGAGAGCATTTCACACCGCCGCTCGGAATACTTTCTGGCGACGAAGACGAAGAACCGGGATTACGCCAGTGCGATGGAAGATATGGAGCGCAGCTTGAAACGAATGAAGACCGACGTTATTGACTTGGTTCAGATTCATTACGTTAATACGGTTCAGGAGTTTAAATCGGCGATGAACGAAGGCGGGTCGTATGAAGCGGCGCTGGAGATGAAACGTAAAGGACATGTGCGTTACATCGGCATCACCGGACACCGGCCGGATTTGCTTGCGAAGTGGATCGTCAAAGGACAGTTCGATCAAGTGCTGTTTCATTTGAATTTGGCGCAGCCCTTTTCGCTGAATGAGCTTATCCCCGAGGCAACCAAACTGCATATGGGCAAAACAGCGATGAAACCGCTGTCAGGAGGATTTATTCAGCCTGTATCTAAGGCGATGCGTTTCCCGCACAGTCAAGATGTGAACGTTGTGCTTTCGGGTATGGTGAGTGTGGATGAGGTCAAGGAGAACCTGGCTGCCATCCGCGAGGAAATTGGAGACGACGAGCGACGGGAGTTGGAAGACCTGGCTGCGGAGCTGGGGAGCCATAACTGTCGGCGCTGCAACTACTGTTCCTGTCCGCTAGATATTAAGATTCCTGATGTGATGATCTCCAGTCAGATCCGCAAGACGTTGGGGTTATTGCCGAAGGGTGACGAATTTTACCAGACGAATAAGGATAACATATTATCTTGTGCCGATTACGAGCCTTGTAAGGACAAGCCGCTTTGTGAGCAGCAGTGTCCATATCAATTGCCTATGCGGCAAATGGTGATGGAGGCGGCCGGGTATTACGGTTAAGCGGCTGAGAATAGGAGTAAACCGCGGATTGCGGGAATAAGTGCCCGTGGGGATGGAGGAATGAACCAATTGGAACCGCTTGATCGATATGTGACACAAGAGATCAGCCTGAGGATTTATCCCGTATGGGATGGGCCGGGGGTCGAGAACGAAGCAGATGCGTACGGCGAAGAGGTCGAGGGTGCCCCAGAGGCACTCGCTGTGTTTATCACGCGGGAGGCGCTGGAGTCGGACGCGTGGACGACCTCTGCCGGTACGCAGGTGCCGGCGGAGGTTGTCCGCGCAGTCCGCGAGCTTGCGGCGCGAGGGCGGTTTACGGGCCGCCTCGGGGAGACCGAGGCGCTGCCCACACTGGGCCTGATGCCAGGCTATCAGGCCCTGCTCTTGTGCGGGCTGGGCGAAGCCGCCCGCGCCGAAGGCACAGACGCCTGGCGCGATGCCGGCGTCTATGCGGCCCGCGCCGCGCTCGGCCACGGGCTCGAGCGCCTTGCGGCGCCGCTGCCGCGCGCCGGGCGCGCGGCCGTTCGCGAGCTAGCGTTTGCGCTCGCGGAGGGGCTCTGGCTCGGCTGCTACCGCATGCCGAGCTTCGCCGCTTCGCGCGGTGCGGCGCCGCCCGCGCTCAAGGAGGTCGCCCTGCTGTGCGGCAGGGCGACTGTGGACGAGCGCGCCGGGCTGCGCCGCTCGTTGGAATCCGCGTACGCCATGGCTCTGGCGACGCATTACGCGCGCGATCTCACGAACCTGCCCGGCAACTATCTGTTGCCGGATACGCTCGCTCGCGAAGCGCAAACCTTAGCCGCCCGCTACGGGCTCGAATGTACGGTGCTCGATGAGCACGGCATTCGCGAGCAGGGGATGGGCGGCCTGGCCGCTGTTGGCGGGGGAAGCATCAACCCGCCGCGGATGATCGCTGTCCGCTACCGTGGGACGGATGATGAGAACGCCGATGTCATCGGCCTCGTCGGCAAAGGGATTACGTTCGATACGGGCGGGATCTCCCTGAAGAAGCCGGAGGGGATGGAGGAGATGATCAGCGATATGGGCGGCGCCGCGGTGCTGCTAGGTCTCATTCATGCTCTGGGACGGCTGAAGCCGCCGATTCACGCGCTTATTGTCATTCCCGCCGCGGAGAACATGCCATCCGGTTCTGCATTCAAGCCGGGCGATGTCATCACCGCCATGAACGGACAGACGGTGGAAATTTTGAACACGGACGCGGAAGGACGCGTTGTGCTTGCGGACGGCGTGCTGTACGCCAAAGCGCTGGGAGCTACCCGGCTAATCGACGTGGCCACGCTGACCGGCGCGGTGCTCGTAAGCTTCGCCGATGTAGCCACCGGCGCGGTGTCCAACGACGAGCCGTTCCTGCAGGAGCTGCTGTCCTATGCGCGGCAGGCGGGAGAGAAGGTATGGCCGTTTCCTAATTATCCGGAATACCATGACATGCTGAGAAGCCGGGTAGCGGATATCAAGAATGCCGCGTCCAAGGATCGTTGGGCCGGCAGCATTACCGCCGGCTTGTTCATCGGCTTCTTCGCGGGAACGACCCCTTGGGTGCATCTGGATACGGGGGGCACGGCGTGGCTGTGGAGCGAACGGGGTCCGGAGCCGCAGGGCGGCACGGGAGCGATGGTACGGACATTGGGGCACTATCTGTGCGGCTTTTCAAAGGTAGAAGAGATATAGGATTAAAGAGCGAATGGCTACAAAAAATAGCGGATTCAATAAGCGCTTCATCAGCTGTAATCCCGTCTTTCCGGGGGTCAAAGCACGAGGGTGAAGTCTTCTTGCAATCCGCTATTTCTGACTTTCGGCACGGTTACCGGGTGAGTCCTACGCTTGCTGCTGCTTGTCTGCGCCAGAGGGTAATCCGGACGAGGACAACAGCTGCATAGCTACGGCTTCCAAGTCGCTCATGCGAATCAGGAGCCGCGTCACTTCACTTGTAGTAC
This genomic window contains:
- the leuB gene encoding 3-isopropylmalate dehydrogenase, with the protein product MADVKKIAVIGGDGIGPEVVAEAIKVMNKTEEVFGYRFEFEHGLFGGIAIDEKGTPLPEDTLEMCKKSDAVLLGAVGGPKWDNNPKELRPETGLLGIRKALGLFSNIRPAVIFDCLKDASTLKPEVLEGTDLIVVRELTGGIYFGEKFRREGQNGQEAVDTCVYNVTEVERIVRQAFEIARTRSKRLASVDKANVLETSRLWRETVNRIAPDYPDVELEHVLVDNCAMQLLRRPSSFDVIVTENMFGDILSDEAAMLTGSIGMLSSASLGEGAFGLYEPVHGSAPDIAGQGISNPIATILSVALMFRLTFGYHDAAEAIERAVKEVLDAGHRTGDIAVDKSKAIGTTAMGELIVNAIRK
- a CDS encoding peroxiredoxin — its product is MTERLVGKPAPDFTMATVSGDGQEFGKVSLSDYNGKWLVLFFYPLDFTFVCPTEITAISDAADQFKAVDAEILGVSTDSIHSHRAWINTPVDQNGLGKLNFPLGSDLTKKVARDYGVLIEEEGIALRGLFIISPEGELMYQVVHHNNVGRSVEETYRVLEALQSGGLCPVGWKKGDKHLTAK
- the gcvH gene encoding glycine cleavage system protein GcvH, whose amino-acid sequence is MEVLQGLKYSENHEWVRVEGKRAIIGMTDFAQEEFGMIVFVELPEAGDDLQAGEPFGSMESVKTVTELYAPVSGKVIEVNRKLADNPGLINMSPYGEGWMIVVELKDPSDLERLWDADKYEKTYVHE
- a CDS encoding glycoside hydrolase family 15 protein, whose protein sequence is MPRHLVIGNGKFLINLDRHTYMRDLYYPYVGQLNHVSGYQCRVGLWVDGAFSWLADPEWNIELSYAEDSLVTEVKASHYHLGITLLINDGVHQREDIYLKRVQIHNHWDKVREVRMFFNQDLVINETEVGDTAAYYPQNNTVFHYKKDRYFMFNGQTGSEGLFQYTTGVKRFYNAEGTWRDAEDGHLMGNAIAQGSVDSTISFRLHVPPNSEESLYYWMTAGKNLEEVKKLDAYVKESHPGKLLDRTKIYWQRWVNKSELDYGNLSEACIRLYKQSLLIVRTQTDVNGAIIAANDSDIMQSNRDHYSYMWPRDGALIAYAMTMAGYQGMITPFFHFCANGLSPDGYLHHKYNPDGTVGSSWHPYLNGSKLQLPIQEDETALVLFALWQDYVRHGDIELPQSLYRTLIRRSARFMSSYIEHDLNLPKPSYDLWEERYGIFTFTASAVYGGLIAAANFCSLFGDEERASRYRHTAEKIKSGILKHLYDEEEGRFVRGLVLDNGEWVKDKTLESSVYGIFEFGVLPADDPRVVKTMEANRAGLTIKTEVGGVARYHHDYYFQRSSDIENIPGNPWIICTLWIAEWEIEYAKTMKGLESPRRTLEWVVRHAMESGVLPEQLDPIDGGPVSVAPLTWSHATYVLAVVKYIEKYKKLKASPKT
- a CDS encoding KTSC domain-containing protein, which produces MKLLPIGSKQIAFVRYDDQASQMHIQYHTGQTLTCSGIKPDQYQSLLQSPNRYDMIMKLTGDKRFFPPHT
- the sigI gene encoding RNA polymerase sigma factor SigI, whose amino-acid sequence is MLLVLFKKFLGKRQSPHPETAEKQAPEQIVIRIQEGDLRLRNQFITDYQPYVAKVTSRFCKRYVDPSRDDEFSIALGAFNEAINQFSPQAGRSFLGFAEQVIRRRLIDYVRKEQRFSQQIPYSTFEVEDEEDNIVNPIEIHQAIEQYEKQQGSLERRSEIIELNRSLSDFGIGFADLVDASPKHDDSRQALFGIAKKLSEDAGLMQTMLSKRMLPIKELLDQVQVSRKTLERNRKFIIAVALIYIGPYPYLRDYLQIRGDSEEGGDTNE
- a CDS encoding anti-sigma factor domain-containing protein, giving the protein MNKGIVMEITDKNIIVMRSDGRFQRVARKKRSCEIGDEITYADEGLNWRSPSVAGRSAIVAAVVFCLVLFASFQGKLGSPEVVAYISIDINPSVEMGIDIRERVLELRGLNEDGEQLIQAVDYKQKPLETVTAGILSSAEQTAFSKGEAEIVIASTVIDPSGKVSDTQIAEKLRIQVTEYIQTSHPTQVESYQIASFAAPQEVREAAAQNGVSMGKYTVYLNAKSSGAVVTLDELKTKSVLNISKENPEVAQIMAPDRVPTKEAIKQLVEEEKSGELDKRLQEWLKNREQADKNRNNTENRQGNNDFKTDEKKSTVPSIEGKTNRDKDDDNDDDDRDDDRENNRNNGRDHDRDDDKDDDDSKNSGSVNVRPGSINPSVTQPGSRGTGTGHQGDNRDDRDDDGKWSSGSNNDSRKSQEERRREAEEKRLKEQKKKEEEARKKQEEQREKDEERKKKQEEDLRKRLEDEKKKAEEKRKKEEEKREKAEDKRKENEKDREDDRKNRDDERDSREDSNSERQALRNDNGEWTKTWHRSLTLPLFNERQ
- a CDS encoding aldo/keto reductase, whose protein sequence is MRYTMFGHTGHRVSSLGFGAMNLPGVPFEQAKAALNYALDEGINYIDTAAGYRNSEEIIGESISHRRSEYFLATKTKNRDYASAMEDMERSLKRMKTDVIDLVQIHYVNTVQEFKSAMNEGGSYEAALEMKRKGHVRYIGITGHRPDLLAKWIVKGQFDQVLFHLNLAQPFSLNELIPEATKLHMGKTAMKPLSGGFIQPVSKAMRFPHSQDVNVVLSGMVSVDEVKENLAAIREEIGDDERRELEDLAAELGSHNCRRCNYCSCPLDIKIPDVMISSQIRKTLGLLPKGDEFYQTNKDNILSCADYEPCKDKPLCEQQCPYQLPMRQMVMEAAGYYG
- a CDS encoding leucyl aminopeptidase, with the translated sequence MNQLEPLDRYVTQEISLRIYPVWDGPGVENEADAYGEEVEGAPEALAVFITREALESDAWTTSAGTQVPAEVVRAVRELAARGRFTGRLGETEALPTLGLMPGYQALLLCGLGEAARAEGTDAWRDAGVYAARAALGHGLERLAAPLPRAGRAAVRELAFALAEGLWLGCYRMPSFAASRGAAPPALKEVALLCGRATVDERAGLRRSLESAYAMALATHYARDLTNLPGNYLLPDTLAREAQTLAARYGLECTVLDEHGIREQGMGGLAAVGGGSINPPRMIAVRYRGTDDENADVIGLVGKGITFDTGGISLKKPEGMEEMISDMGGAAVLLGLIHALGRLKPPIHALIVIPAAENMPSGSAFKPGDVITAMNGQTVEILNTDAEGRVVLADGVLYAKALGATRLIDVATLTGAVLVSFADVATGAVSNDEPFLQELLSYARQAGEKVWPFPNYPEYHDMLRSRVADIKNAASKDRWAGSITAGLFIGFFAGTTPWVHLDTGGTAWLWSERGPEPQGGTGAMVRTLGHYLCGFSKVEEI